Proteins encoded by one window of Salmonirosea aquatica:
- a CDS encoding DUF6265 family protein, with product MNSKIMLRLILLSFTLVLGSPSIRAQQGTLKDLAFLEGHWLGTFSGGPIEAGWTAPAADNIIGYIRMMKDNKPTMYELFVFEQTDKGPVAMVKHFKPGMVGVEEKDKHDHYIFQSAKKNEALFEKEDASVRIIYERRSPSQLVIRRGSQKDGEWTFVDLFVFEKIP from the coding sequence ATGAATTCCAAAATAATGCTCCGTTTAATCCTTTTGAGCTTTACTCTCGTTCTGGGCTCACCTTCCATCCGCGCCCAGCAAGGTACCCTCAAAGACCTGGCTTTCCTGGAAGGCCATTGGCTGGGTACCTTCAGCGGCGGGCCCATCGAGGCGGGCTGGACGGCTCCGGCCGCGGACAACATCATCGGGTACATTCGGATGATGAAGGACAACAAGCCCACCATGTACGAGCTGTTTGTGTTTGAACAAACTGACAAGGGACCCGTGGCGATGGTGAAACATTTCAAGCCGGGTATGGTAGGGGTGGAAGAGAAAGACAAGCACGACCATTACATTTTCCAGTCGGCTAAAAAGAATGAAGCGCTTTTCGAAAAAGAGGATGCTTCGGTGCGTATCATTTATGAACGGCGTTCGCCTTCCCAACTCGTGATTCGTCGAGGTAGCCAGAAGGATGGGGAATGGACGTTTGTGGATCTGTTTGTGTTTGAGAAAATTCCCTGA